One part of the Phoenix dactylifera cultivar Barhee BC4 chromosome 4, palm_55x_up_171113_PBpolish2nd_filt_p, whole genome shotgun sequence genome encodes these proteins:
- the LOC120110409 gene encoding non-classical arabinogalactan protein 31-like, whose translation MARNWILVLSLPLLVVLLGSLLSHAEGVDTAKATTPPRLPIAVEGVIYCRSCKLPGYVESMDASPLPGAVAWLRCNSSAPGVTVKGTTDKNGYFLIQTNAVTNYGAHKCRVFLGSSPLSYCNVPVYPADQRSGAPLKFERIIKLGSGQRALYTAGAFAFAPAKGSSCPRRP comes from the exons ATGGCACGAAACTGGATTCtagttctctctcttcctcttctggtCGTCCTTCTGGGCTCTCTCCTTTCTCATGCCGAGGGCGTTGACACGGCGAAAGCAACCACCCCTCCACGCCTGCCCATCGCTGTGGAAGGCGTCATCTACTGCAGGTCATGCAAGCTCCCCGGCTACGTTGAGTCCATGGATGCCTCTCCTCTTCCTG GTGCTGTTGCATGGTTACGTTGCAATAGTAGCGCACCTGGTGTGACAGTGAAGGGAACAACAGATAAAAATGGCtatttcttgatccaaacaaACGCGGTGACGAACTATGGAGCGCACAAGTGCCGAGTATTCCTCGGATCGTCGCCGTTATCATACTGCAATGTGCCGGTGTATCCTGCAGACCAAAGGTCTGGGGCTCCCCTAAAGTTTGAGAGGATCATAAAGCTGGGTTCTGGCCAACGAGCACTCTACACTGCGGGGGCTTTCGCATTTGCTCCTGCCAAAGGGAGCTCTTGTCCCCGTAGGCCTTGA